One window of the Gemmatimonadota bacterium genome contains the following:
- a CDS encoding flippase-like domain-containing protein, producing the protein MKRETHILLCLIGFAGLGVLLYQLSTPEVWQHVLMMGWGYVPVIGLSLVVFVHHAWIWRACFDRRSERPRLRQLLWVQLAGEAVGNVAPASQVGKEVGKAIVLRDKMCVSRGVSSLVVNKTGEMIGGVIFVIGGVVIGLQRFSWPAEVRGALIAVLVLSVLGVVWTVFRQRRSPFARFLNLMLWLRLRFLERFRDRAVEIDENLAQFYRLNRWRLVGLLGLHLLGWSMGTLEIYVILYVLGEPMPFVWVYLFHALMVVINAAFFFVPLGMGVFEGGHVFLFHLMGLDPKMGLAVGIIRRVRRLFWMQVGLTLLLIGPRGKQADAAPKNDSLQQVEM; encoded by the coding sequence ATGAAACGGGAAACGCATATTTTGCTCTGTTTGATAGGGTTTGCTGGTCTGGGTGTGCTTTTGTACCAGCTCAGTACCCCAGAGGTGTGGCAGCATGTTTTGATGATGGGCTGGGGCTATGTGCCGGTGATCGGCCTGTCGCTGGTGGTATTTGTTCATCATGCGTGGATATGGCGGGCCTGCTTTGATCGCAGGTCGGAAAGGCCGCGTTTGAGGCAGTTGCTGTGGGTGCAGTTAGCTGGCGAAGCAGTGGGCAATGTGGCGCCGGCATCGCAGGTTGGGAAGGAGGTCGGCAAGGCGATTGTGCTGAGAGATAAGATGTGTGTTTCCCGCGGGGTGTCGTCGCTGGTGGTCAATAAGACGGGTGAGATGATTGGTGGGGTGATTTTTGTGATCGGTGGTGTTGTGATAGGTTTGCAGCGGTTTTCGTGGCCGGCTGAGGTGCGAGGCGCTCTTATCGCTGTTCTGGTGCTGTCTGTTCTGGGGGTTGTTTGGACGGTTTTCAGGCAGCGCCGAAGTCCCTTTGCGCGGTTTTTGAATTTGATGCTGTGGTTGCGACTCAGGTTTTTGGAGCGGTTCCGCGATCGCGCAGTGGAGATTGACGAGAATTTGGCGCAGTTTTATCGGTTGAATAGGTGGCGTTTGGTGGGGTTGTTGGGCTTACATCTGTTGGGCTGGAGCATGGGGACGCTGGAGATTTATGTGATTCTTTATGTGCTCGGCGAACCCATGCCATTTGTCTGGGTGTATCTGTTCCACGCGCTGATGGTCGTGATTAACGCGGCGTTCTTTTTTGTTCCGCTCGGGATGGGCGTTTTTGAAGGCGGGCATGTGTTTCTGTTTCATTTGATGGGTTTGGATCCAAAGATGGGTTTGGCTGTGGGCATTATTCGGCGGGTTCGGAGGCTTTTCTGGATGCAGGTGGGTCTGACTCTGCTTCTGATCGGACCGCGGGGCAAGCAGGCTGATGCAGCGCCGAAAAATGATAGCCTTCAGCAGGTAGAGATGTAG